From the genome of Calditrichota bacterium, one region includes:
- a CDS encoding GNAT family N-acetyltransferase, translating into MTIVDLSEHFVPSYLCCLEDWSEEMAEAGPHKATWYARMQPKGLGVKLALEGDQVVGMVQYLPVEHAWVEGSGLYFIPCIWVHGYKGKGVGNWQHKGIGRALLGAAEEEARAKGAHGMAAWGLALPFWMKASWFKRQGYRPADRMALQTLLWKPFTPEARPPRWLRKRKEPTAGRDRVEVVAFLSGWCPAYNLTYERARRAAAACGDAVNFVTIDTSERAALLEWGISDALYIDGKPVHTGPPPSYEAMHRRIAKQVRRLRR; encoded by the coding sequence ATGACCATTGTCGACCTGAGCGAACACTTTGTGCCCAGTTACCTGTGTTGTTTAGAGGATTGGTCGGAGGAGATGGCGGAGGCTGGCCCGCACAAGGCCACCTGGTACGCACGCATGCAGCCCAAGGGGCTTGGGGTAAAACTGGCCCTGGAAGGCGACCAGGTGGTGGGCATGGTGCAGTATCTGCCAGTCGAGCATGCATGGGTAGAAGGCAGTGGCCTCTACTTCATCCCCTGCATTTGGGTGCACGGCTACAAGGGCAAGGGAGTCGGCAACTGGCAGCACAAGGGCATCGGCAGGGCGCTCCTGGGAGCCGCAGAAGAGGAGGCGCGGGCTAAGGGCGCACACGGGATGGCCGCCTGGGGCTTGGCTCTCCCTTTTTGGATGAAGGCCTCGTGGTTCAAGAGGCAGGGGTATCGACCCGCAGACCGCATGGCCCTGCAGACGCTGCTGTGGAAGCCGTTCACGCCTGAAGCCAGGCCGCCCCGGTGGTTGCGCAAGCGAAAAGAGCCAACTGCTGGCAGGGATCGCGTAGAGGTTGTGGCCTTCCTCAGCGGCTGGTGCCCTGCGTACAACCTCACCTACGAGCGCGCGCGGCGGGCGGCGGCTGCTTGTGGCGATGCCGTCAACTTTGTCACCATCGACACCTCTGAGCGCGCGGCCTTGCTGGAATGGGGTATCAGCGACGCCCTGTACATTGATGGTAAGCCCGTCCACACTGGACCCCCGCCGTCGTACGAGGCGATGCACCGACGTATCGCCAAGCAAGTTCGACGCCTCAGACGCTGA
- a CDS encoding TonB-dependent receptor — translation MLGKIRLPVLVLSLVVGLALASEAGLGQIVIRGQILDANSQRAVPYVNVVLKDRPVGVSSDAAGRFVLSVPEPTAVVVFRHINYEVLEVAAEALLRTPQVNLQPRVIPLPAVEVQAPRERLAATADLPLATAHILRQQFDLRGFVDAGDLLHTAQGVQVDEVLSGRKTASIRGGNADDVAVLYHGVKLNSGFDNTFDLSLLDLADVEQVELIKGSNAALHGAEAFSGVINLVPRLEEDHNVRFFQRVGTYDSGTWGLAGYGHRGSARLAGMYRASAATRRLQGTVASSDRLENRRQQLTVHGRYGFSPAIAGESENSLSALYLNARSDYATLPAGEAFAQRNQLLALHYTGRIGALHGLDLTAAHHALEQTQEIAEVGSSLHRAIQDRALHLHVQKRWSFAGGDATIAYQREQDWLDFADRRESFANPPLRQEAAALVRTRHGGVAIARFQLPGGSERLERVDFDLAFRHDHVYDRWQEGKAGESISLGTFTCTTVRFGSRFAGRHGQFAYDVFMNIGNNVRFPSLAQLIARARLPGQSERLAPERNRAVELGLNVARDMGAGPLAHGWEVAISYFQNDYADKIREYVSVGMPLAFYDSVPTARIAGFEGRGALYLLRKKLTVEGQACQYFISERAAFPFHSEATRSLAAELHHAGYAVRVRWFGEGQQEGWVRDGSGGIAQVILPARTDLDLHASKTWQLWRMRLSLSLSLRNLLNDRVVLEGLALRDRRYYLTAAVEY, via the coding sequence TTGCTCGGCAAAATTCGACTACCCGTGCTTGTGCTAAGTCTGGTCGTTGGCTTAGCGCTTGCTTCTGAGGCAGGCCTTGGCCAAATAGTCATTCGCGGCCAGATCCTCGACGCCAATTCGCAGCGCGCCGTGCCGTATGTCAACGTCGTGCTCAAGGACAGGCCGGTGGGCGTGAGCAGCGATGCGGCTGGCCGGTTCGTGCTCTCTGTGCCCGAGCCGACCGCGGTGGTAGTATTCCGGCACATCAACTACGAGGTGCTGGAAGTCGCCGCGGAGGCGTTGCTGCGCACGCCGCAGGTCAACTTGCAGCCGAGGGTCATCCCGTTGCCGGCAGTGGAGGTGCAGGCACCACGGGAACGACTGGCGGCGACTGCCGATCTTCCCCTGGCGACGGCACACATCCTGCGCCAGCAGTTTGACCTTAGGGGGTTTGTGGATGCCGGCGACCTGTTGCACACGGCACAAGGCGTCCAGGTGGACGAGGTGCTCAGCGGGCGCAAGACCGCCTCCATCCGTGGGGGCAACGCCGACGATGTGGCGGTCCTCTACCACGGCGTCAAGCTGAACAGTGGCTTCGACAACACCTTCGACCTCTCCCTCTTGGACCTGGCCGATGTCGAACAGGTGGAGCTCATTAAGGGCAGCAACGCGGCTTTGCACGGCGCCGAGGCTTTTTCCGGGGTCATCAATCTCGTGCCACGCCTTGAAGAAGACCACAACGTGCGCTTCTTCCAGCGGGTGGGTACCTACGACTCGGGCACCTGGGGCTTGGCCGGCTACGGGCACCGAGGCAGCGCACGGCTGGCAGGGATGTACCGCGCCTCGGCCGCCACGAGGCGACTTCAGGGAACCGTTGCATCCAGCGACCGGCTGGAGAACCGCCGCCAGCAGCTGACCGTGCACGGGCGTTATGGGTTCTCGCCGGCCATTGCGGGAGAGAGCGAGAATTCACTTTCGGCACTTTACCTCAACGCGCGCTCGGACTATGCGACCCTGCCGGCTGGCGAAGCCTTCGCGCAGCGGAACCAGCTCTTGGCTTTGCACTACACCGGGCGCATCGGAGCGCTGCACGGCCTGGATCTCACGGCTGCTCACCATGCCTTGGAGCAGACCCAGGAGATTGCTGAGGTTGGCTCCTCGTTGCACCGAGCGATCCAGGACCGCGCACTTCATCTCCACGTGCAGAAGCGCTGGAGCTTTGCTGGGGGCGACGCGACAATAGCCTACCAACGAGAGCAGGACTGGTTGGATTTCGCCGACCGCAGAGAGAGTTTCGCGAACCCTCCTTTGCGCCAGGAGGCGGCGGCACTGGTGCGCACTCGCCACGGCGGCGTGGCAATCGCCCGATTTCAACTTCCTGGAGGCTCGGAGCGATTGGAACGCGTCGATTTCGACCTCGCTTTCCGCCATGACCATGTGTATGACCGGTGGCAGGAGGGAAAGGCAGGGGAGAGCATCTCTTTGGGGACCTTTACGTGCACCACCGTGCGGTTTGGCAGTCGCTTCGCAGGTCGCCACGGCCAGTTCGCCTATGACGTTTTTATGAACATTGGCAACAATGTGCGCTTCCCCTCGTTGGCGCAACTCATCGCCAGGGCGCGCCTTCCCGGGCAAAGTGAGCGCCTCGCACCTGAACGCAACCGCGCCGTAGAGCTTGGCTTGAATGTGGCGCGCGACATGGGCGCCGGGCCGCTGGCGCACGGCTGGGAGGTGGCCATAAGCTATTTTCAGAACGACTACGCCGACAAGATTCGCGAGTACGTCAGCGTCGGTATGCCGCTCGCCTTCTACGACAGCGTGCCTACCGCGCGCATCGCCGGGTTCGAGGGCCGAGGGGCGCTGTACCTTTTGCGGAAGAAGTTGACGGTGGAGGGTCAGGCCTGCCAGTATTTCATCTCGGAGCGGGCGGCCTTTCCGTTCCATTCCGAGGCGACCCGCAGCCTTGCGGCTGAGCTGCATCACGCCGGCTATGCAGTGCGCGTGCGCTGGTTTGGCGAAGGGCAGCAGGAAGGTTGGGTCCGCGATGGCAGTGGAGGCATCGCTCAGGTCATACTGCCGGCCCGCACCGACCTCGACCTGCACGCCAGCAAGACCTGGCAGTTGTGGCGTATGCGGCTGTCCCTGTCGTTGAGCCTCCGCAACCTGCTCAACGATCGGGTCGTACTGGAGGGCCTGGCTCTCCGTGACAGACGCTACTACCTCACCGCCGCGGTTGAGTACTAA
- a CDS encoding glycoside hydrolase family 127 protein, whose protein sequence is MRWFLAFLLLTFAGCGAEEPFMRADYPIRPVPFSQVQVKSGFWGKRLEINRTVTIPRAFRHCEETGRIDNFVKAAGQMPGPFRGLQFDDSDVYKVIEGASYSLAVQRDEALERYLDELIAKIAAAQEPDGYLYTARTVDPENPPEVAGPTRWSNLKDSHELYNVGHLYEAAVAHFQATGKRTLLTVALKNADLLVRTFGPGGRHEVPGHQEVEIGLAKLYRVTGERKYLELAKFFLEQRGRGEGHALYGTYYQDHLPVVEQREAVGHAVRAQYMYAGMADVAALSGDSAYLEPLERLWENVVGKKLAITGGVGARHYGESFGDDYELPNKEAYNETCAAIAHALWNHRMFLLHGDAKYIDVLERVLYNGFLSGVALGGDLFFYPNPLASDGGYRRSPWFECACCPGNVTRFLPSIPGFAYATRGRSLYVNLFLPSVARVELGQDVVTIEQQTDYPWQGDVAVKVGVRQETHFALHVRVPGWTRGRPVPSDLYRYLDETPADLSLKVNGQPWPCDLQQGFAVIDRTWAPGDLVELHLAMPVRRVVAHPQVRADVGLVAIERGPVVYCLEEVDNGAKVSSLALPDGAELTSQFRPDLLGGVVVVQGRGTLVEGKPRGVSLTAIPYYAWANRSDGSMTVWIHRK, encoded by the coding sequence ATGAGGTGGTTCTTGGCTTTCCTCCTCCTTACTTTTGCAGGATGTGGAGCAGAGGAGCCGTTCATGCGTGCAGACTACCCGATCCGCCCGGTGCCGTTCAGCCAGGTGCAGGTCAAAAGTGGTTTCTGGGGCAAACGCCTGGAGATCAACCGCACGGTCACCATTCCCCGAGCATTCCGCCATTGCGAGGAGACGGGGCGCATCGACAATTTTGTCAAGGCGGCAGGACAAATGCCGGGCCCATTCCGCGGCCTGCAGTTCGACGACTCGGACGTGTACAAGGTGATCGAAGGCGCCTCGTACTCTCTCGCTGTGCAGCGCGACGAGGCGCTGGAGCGCTACCTTGATGAGCTCATTGCCAAGATTGCGGCGGCCCAGGAACCGGACGGCTATCTGTACACCGCGCGCACGGTCGACCCCGAAAACCCGCCTGAGGTCGCCGGGCCAACGCGCTGGTCGAATCTCAAAGATAGCCATGAGTTGTACAACGTCGGGCACCTCTACGAGGCGGCCGTGGCGCATTTTCAGGCCACAGGCAAGCGCACGCTGCTCACCGTGGCGCTCAAGAACGCTGACCTCCTGGTCAGGACCTTCGGTCCTGGCGGCAGGCACGAGGTCCCTGGACACCAGGAGGTAGAAATCGGCCTGGCCAAGCTCTACCGCGTGACCGGCGAGCGCAAGTACCTGGAACTTGCCAAGTTCTTCCTCGAACAGCGAGGAAGAGGAGAAGGACACGCGTTGTACGGCACGTACTACCAGGACCATTTGCCGGTGGTGGAACAACGCGAGGCGGTTGGGCATGCGGTGCGCGCCCAGTACATGTATGCGGGCATGGCGGATGTAGCCGCGCTTTCAGGCGACAGCGCCTATTTAGAACCCCTCGAACGTCTTTGGGAAAACGTTGTGGGCAAGAAGCTCGCCATTACCGGCGGCGTGGGGGCGCGTCACTACGGCGAGAGCTTTGGGGATGACTATGAGCTCCCCAACAAAGAGGCGTATAACGAGACGTGTGCGGCCATTGCCCATGCCCTGTGGAATCACCGCATGTTCCTGCTCCATGGCGACGCCAAGTACATCGACGTGCTGGAGCGCGTGCTCTACAACGGTTTTCTCTCGGGGGTCGCCCTCGGCGGCGACCTCTTCTTCTATCCCAACCCCCTTGCCTCCGATGGTGGGTACCGGCGCAGCCCGTGGTTCGAGTGCGCCTGCTGTCCGGGCAATGTGACGCGCTTCTTGCCGTCAATCCCGGGCTTTGCCTATGCGACGCGCGGCCGTTCGCTCTATGTGAACCTCTTCCTCCCGAGTGTGGCGCGCGTGGAACTGGGTCAGGATGTGGTGACGATCGAGCAACAGACCGACTACCCGTGGCAGGGCGACGTGGCCGTGAAGGTGGGCGTGCGCCAGGAGACGCATTTTGCCCTCCACGTCCGAGTGCCCGGATGGACGCGCGGTAGGCCTGTGCCCAGCGACCTCTACCGCTATCTCGATGAAACGCCGGCGGATCTTTCGCTCAAGGTGAACGGCCAGCCCTGGCCTTGCGACCTCCAACAGGGCTTTGCGGTAATTGACCGGACGTGGGCCCCTGGCGATCTGGTGGAACTGCACCTGGCCATGCCGGTGCGGCGCGTGGTGGCCCACCCGCAGGTGCGCGCCGATGTGGGGCTGGTGGCCATCGAGCGCGGGCCTGTGGTGTACTGCTTGGAGGAAGTGGACAACGGTGCCAAGGTCTCTTCCCTTGCCCTGCCGGATGGGGCAGAGCTGACGAGCCAGTTCCGCCCGGACCTGCTCGGAGGGGTTGTTGTGGTGCAGGGGCGGGGGACGCTCGTGGAGGGCAAGCCGCGCGGGGTGTCGCTCACGGCCATCCCCTACTACGCCTGGGCAAATCGCAGCGACGGCAGCATGACCGTGTGGATCCACCGGAAATGA
- a CDS encoding cation transporter yields the protein MHSSAQIDRGCATESAPSHDTGNLRIAFFLNLAFTLVEAVGGLLTNSLAILSDALHDLGDSLSLGLTWYLDKLANRSRSQRFTFGYRRFSLLGAVSNSLVLLVGAVVVLWRAVPRLFAPQEVHTSGMVALAVLGVAVNGLAAWRLHGGQRLSERVAMLHLLEDVLGWAAVLVASLVMRFTKALFLDPALSVLITAFVVWRVAVNLRKTVRIFLQSVPEAMDVTAVEDAVLRVPGVCGVHDLHVWSMDGQYNVLTLHVVVGKDATSEDMVRIKQQCRRVLHAHNIQHSTIEIEVADESCELQGC from the coding sequence ATGCACAGTTCAGCGCAGATAGACCGCGGTTGTGCCACAGAGTCCGCGCCATCCCATGACACGGGCAATCTCCGCATTGCCTTCTTCCTCAACTTAGCCTTCACTCTGGTGGAGGCGGTCGGAGGCCTTCTCACCAACAGCCTGGCCATTTTGTCCGACGCCTTGCATGATCTGGGCGACAGCCTGTCCCTGGGCCTCACCTGGTATCTGGATAAGCTGGCTAACCGCTCGCGCAGCCAGCGTTTTACCTTCGGCTACAGGCGCTTTTCCCTGCTCGGTGCGGTGAGCAATTCCCTTGTGCTCCTGGTGGGTGCGGTGGTAGTGCTCTGGCGCGCCGTCCCTCGCCTGTTCGCCCCGCAGGAGGTGCACACCAGCGGCATGGTAGCCCTCGCCGTGCTCGGGGTGGCGGTCAATGGCCTTGCCGCCTGGCGTCTGCATGGTGGCCAGCGCCTGAGCGAGCGAGTGGCCATGCTGCATCTATTGGAAGATGTGCTGGGATGGGCAGCGGTCCTGGTTGCAAGCCTGGTCATGCGCTTCACCAAGGCCCTGTTTCTCGACCCGGCTCTCTCGGTGCTCATCACCGCCTTTGTGGTGTGGCGGGTGGCAGTCAACTTACGAAAGACGGTGCGCATTTTCTTGCAGTCCGTGCCCGAGGCCATGGACGTCACCGCTGTGGAAGACGCAGTGCTGCGCGTGCCTGGGGTCTGTGGCGTGCACGACCTCCACGTCTGGTCCATGGATGGCCAGTACAACGTGCTCACCCTGCACGTGGTCGTGGGCAAAGACGCCACCTCAGAAGACATGGTGCGCATCAAGCAGCAATGCCGACGCGTGCTCCATGCTCACAACATTCAACATAGCACCATCGAAATAGAAGTCGCCGACGAAAGTTGCGAGTTGCAGGGGTGTTGA
- the rnr gene encoding ribonuclease R translates to MTNQDSITAQVEALFGQEPQRIFKAKEIAKRLGVTQDRYHLLRAALRQLVASGTIVKYPRNRYGRGRAAQEAVGVLRVKTQGYGFVVRDDGGEDIFVSERNMGLALHQDRVRVRLFAQSSGRSPEGKVVEVLSRARQNIVGTYKRGRKFGFVVPDELKIPHDIFVHDSDAMGAQPGQKVVVQITNWEHEKLNPEGRIVEVLGFPTEKGVDVLSVARAFDLSESFPPEVEQEAAALPARIPAAEMARRLDLRGKVLFTIDPPDAKDFDDAVSLEKLENGHLSLGVHIADVSWYVTPGGAIDREARRRGTSVYLVDRAIPMLPERLSSELCSLVADRDRLAYSVLMELTPAGDLVRYQFHESVIRSRRRFSYEEVQELLDGRATDPLTPVLQEMRTLSRALITKRQRRGSVDLDAPEVQVILDEAGRPVEIRPRPRLDSHRLIEEFMLLANETVARHVGVFLRRQGDHEVDPPFVYRIHEKPDRQKMSEFLSFAAAFGVVAQEPARLTPRFFQKLLAQVTGLEAEPIIRDAMLRAMMKARYSTENIGHFGLAYQHYTHFTSPIRRYPDLMVHRLLKEYQRRPLPEVLASINRAALEADCRLASEREVVAQEAERESVKMKQVEYMAEHVGETFMGVVSRIVPFGVFVELPDLLVEGLIHVTELGDDYYVHDTTRHAMIGQRQGRVFRAGDVLMVRVAKVDQNQRLVDFALVEPPPKRPRRRRTGRRTL, encoded by the coding sequence GTGACGAATCAAGACAGTATCACCGCTCAGGTCGAGGCCCTATTCGGCCAGGAGCCACAACGTATTTTCAAAGCAAAGGAGATTGCAAAGCGGTTAGGGGTCACCCAGGACCGCTACCACCTCCTGCGGGCCGCTCTGCGCCAACTGGTGGCAAGCGGTACCATCGTCAAATACCCGCGGAACCGCTATGGCCGCGGGCGAGCAGCGCAAGAGGCAGTCGGCGTGCTACGCGTCAAGACGCAAGGCTATGGCTTCGTCGTCCGGGATGACGGCGGCGAAGATATCTTTGTCAGCGAGCGCAATATGGGCCTGGCGCTGCACCAGGACAGGGTCAGAGTGCGCCTGTTTGCGCAGAGCAGCGGCCGCAGCCCCGAAGGCAAAGTCGTGGAGGTCTTGTCGCGCGCCCGCCAGAATATCGTCGGCACCTACAAGCGAGGGCGCAAGTTCGGCTTCGTGGTTCCTGACGAACTGAAAATACCCCACGACATCTTTGTGCACGACTCTGACGCGATGGGAGCGCAGCCAGGGCAGAAGGTGGTCGTGCAAATCACCAATTGGGAACACGAAAAGCTCAACCCGGAGGGGCGGATCGTCGAGGTGCTGGGGTTCCCCACTGAGAAGGGTGTGGACGTTCTCTCCGTGGCACGCGCTTTTGACCTGTCCGAGTCGTTTCCGCCTGAGGTGGAGCAAGAAGCGGCCGCTCTTCCAGCCCGCATTCCCGCAGCGGAGATGGCTCGTCGCCTCGACCTCCGGGGGAAGGTGCTCTTCACTATCGACCCGCCGGATGCCAAAGATTTTGACGACGCCGTCTCGTTGGAGAAGCTGGAGAACGGCCACCTATCGTTGGGCGTGCACATTGCCGATGTGAGCTGGTACGTGACGCCTGGAGGCGCCATTGACCGCGAGGCGCGCCGCCGCGGCACCTCGGTCTACCTGGTGGACCGCGCCATTCCCATGCTCCCGGAGCGGCTTTCCAGCGAGCTATGCAGCCTGGTGGCGGACAGGGACCGCTTGGCCTACAGCGTCCTCATGGAGCTCACCCCTGCCGGCGATTTGGTGCGCTACCAGTTTCACGAGTCGGTAATCCGCAGTCGGCGGCGGTTCAGCTACGAGGAGGTGCAGGAACTGCTGGACGGCCGCGCCACCGACCCACTGACGCCCGTGCTGCAGGAGATGCGCACCTTGTCCCGCGCCCTCATCACCAAACGCCAGCGCCGTGGGAGTGTCGACCTGGATGCGCCTGAAGTGCAGGTGATCCTCGATGAAGCTGGTCGGCCCGTGGAGATTCGCCCACGGCCGCGCCTGGATAGCCACCGCCTCATCGAGGAGTTCATGCTCCTGGCCAACGAGACGGTCGCCCGCCATGTGGGTGTGTTCCTCCGACGACAGGGCGACCACGAGGTGGATCCACCCTTCGTCTACCGCATCCATGAAAAGCCAGACCGGCAGAAGATGAGCGAGTTTCTGAGCTTCGCCGCCGCCTTTGGCGTGGTCGCCCAAGAGCCAGCACGGTTGACGCCGCGCTTCTTCCAGAAGCTCTTGGCGCAGGTAACAGGCCTTGAGGCGGAGCCCATCATCCGCGATGCCATGCTCCGCGCCATGATGAAGGCCCGCTACTCCACCGAAAACATCGGCCACTTTGGCCTGGCTTACCAGCACTACACGCATTTCACCTCGCCCATCCGTCGCTACCCCGACCTCATGGTACATCGCCTGCTCAAGGAGTACCAGCGCCGCCCGCTGCCAGAAGTGCTGGCCAGCATCAATCGTGCCGCTTTGGAAGCCGACTGCCGCCTGGCCTCGGAGCGCGAAGTGGTGGCACAAGAGGCAGAGCGCGAATCGGTGAAGATGAAACAGGTCGAGTACATGGCTGAGCACGTAGGTGAGACCTTCATGGGGGTGGTCTCGCGCATCGTGCCGTTTGGCGTCTTCGTGGAGCTGCCGGACCTGTTGGTGGAGGGCCTGATTCATGTCACGGAGCTCGGCGACGACTATTACGTGCACGACACCACGCGGCATGCCATGATCGGCCAGCGCCAAGGACGGGTGTTCCGCGCGGGCGACGTCCTCATGGTGCGCGTGGCCAAGGTGGACCAGAACCAGCGCCTAGTGGACTTTGCCTTGGTCGAACCGCCGCCCAAGCGCCCTCGTCGGCGCAGGACTGGCAGGCGCACGCTCTGA
- a CDS encoding TldD/PmbA family protein has translation MNKSDELLALAESLVEFGRRAGAEEVEVGIRQGVEFTVRVRNGQIEHLVEAGARSLGARVIVDHRVATTSSSDLSRDTLERLLTNAVTRARLVSADPYAGLPEKEELAVDIASLRLYDPAIASLGAEEKIQMALRTEELCLADPRIKSSYGATCATSVGQFYLANSLGFSGCYEGTSISLGVYLQAGQGDELVEDGWYEGTRHFADLPSPEAIAQKALHRVTRMIGPRKIPTQNVPVVLEPDITGELLDLLFTCANGAAIYQRQSFLVDKLGERVASDIVNVVDDGLFPAGPGTRPFDGEGVPTRKTAVIEQGVLRSYLLDTYSGRKLGMRSTGNASGVNNFYLAPGPYAPEEIIASVEKGLLITGTMGWGFNPVTGDLSRGAFGLWIEHGQIVHPVAEVTISGNLASMLRSVEMVGNDFRLRRSIIGPTIKIAEMTVAGS, from the coding sequence ATGAACAAGAGCGACGAGCTGCTTGCCCTGGCGGAGTCGTTGGTGGAGTTTGGCCGCCGGGCCGGCGCCGAGGAGGTTGAGGTAGGCATCCGCCAGGGGGTGGAGTTCACGGTGCGCGTGCGCAACGGTCAGATCGAGCACCTGGTGGAGGCCGGGGCGCGAAGCCTGGGGGCGCGCGTGATTGTTGACCACCGCGTGGCCACCACCTCCTCCTCGGATCTGAGCCGCGACACGCTCGAGCGCCTGCTGACCAACGCCGTGACGCGCGCCCGCCTGGTGAGCGCTGACCCCTACGCCGGCCTGCCCGAAAAGGAAGAGCTCGCCGTCGACATCGCCTCCCTCCGCCTTTACGACCCTGCCATAGCCTCTCTTGGCGCCGAGGAGAAAATCCAAATGGCGTTGCGCACCGAGGAACTCTGCCTTGCCGACCCGCGCATCAAGAGCTCCTACGGCGCCACGTGCGCCACCAGCGTTGGCCAGTTCTACCTTGCCAACTCCCTGGGCTTCAGCGGCTGCTACGAAGGCACCAGCATCTCCTTGGGCGTTTATCTGCAGGCCGGGCAAGGTGACGAGCTCGTGGAGGACGGCTGGTACGAGGGAACTCGCCATTTCGCCGACTTGCCCTCCCCGGAGGCCATCGCCCAGAAGGCCCTGCACCGGGTCACCCGCATGATCGGACCGCGCAAGATACCCACTCAGAACGTGCCGGTAGTCCTGGAACCAGACATCACCGGAGAGCTGCTGGATTTGCTTTTCACGTGTGCCAACGGCGCAGCAATCTACCAGCGGCAGTCGTTCCTGGTAGACAAGTTGGGCGAGAGAGTGGCCTCCGACATAGTGAACGTCGTGGACGACGGCCTCTTCCCGGCCGGTCCTGGCACACGACCCTTCGATGGCGAAGGGGTACCCACCCGCAAGACGGCGGTCATCGAACAGGGCGTGCTGCGCAGCTACCTGCTCGATACTTACAGCGGGCGGAAGCTAGGCATGCGGTCTACGGGTAACGCCTCTGGGGTGAACAACTTCTACCTGGCGCCGGGTCCATACGCGCCGGAAGAAATCATAGCCTCGGTGGAGAAGGGTTTGCTGATCACGGGCACCATGGGTTGGGGCTTCAACCCGGTGACCGGCGACTTGTCGCGCGGCGCCTTTGGCCTGTGGATCGAACATGGCCAGATCGTCCACCCCGTAGCGGAGGTGACCATCTCCGGCAATCTGGCGAGCATGCTGCGCAGTGTGGAGATGGTTGGCAACGACTTTCGGCTCCGGCGCAGCATCATCGGCCCCACCATCAAGATCGCCGAGATGACCGTGGCGGGCTCGTGA
- the upp gene encoding uracil phosphoribosyltransferase — protein MHTVVVVEHPLIKHKLGLVRMKQTEPWLFRELVNEITYLMLYEATRSLRTRTIDIETPLMPTTAEWLDDDVVVVPILRAGLGMLDGFLRLIPLAKVGFLGIYRDHDTLQPVEYYCKVPELAQSQVFVLDPMLATGGSAVAAATALKARGARRIKHLCLLAAPEGIRVLHAAHPDVDVFCVNIDERLNDQGYIVPGIGDCGDRLYWTK, from the coding sequence ATGCACACTGTAGTGGTGGTCGAACACCCTCTCATCAAGCACAAGTTGGGCCTCGTGCGTATGAAGCAGACCGAGCCCTGGCTCTTCCGGGAGCTGGTCAATGAGATCACCTACCTGATGCTCTACGAAGCGACCCGCAGCCTCCGCACCCGCACCATCGACATAGAGACTCCCCTCATGCCCACTACTGCCGAGTGGTTAGACGACGACGTCGTGGTGGTGCCTATTCTGCGCGCAGGTCTTGGGATGTTGGACGGCTTTCTTCGCCTCATTCCCCTGGCCAAGGTCGGTTTCTTGGGCATCTACCGGGATCACGACACGTTGCAGCCGGTGGAGTACTATTGCAAAGTGCCGGAGCTGGCGCAGAGTCAGGTCTTTGTGCTGGATCCCATGTTGGCCACGGGCGGCTCGGCGGTGGCGGCCGCCACCGCGCTCAAAGCACGCGGCGCCAGACGCATCAAGCACCTCTGCCTGCTGGCAGCCCCGGAAGGGATTAGAGTCCTGCATGCGGCCCACCCCGATGTGGACGTGTTCTGCGTGAACATCGACGAGAGGTTGAATGACCAAGGCTACATCGTGCCGGGCATAGGTGATTGCGGCGACCGCCTGTACTGGACGAAGTGA
- a CDS encoding glycoside hydrolase family 3 protein produces the protein MLNAKGLLLSWVSLLTAGCWLLTTVAHGQSRGSTPDYKNAKLPIERRVEDLLSRMTLEEKVAQLQCLIREVEGTGFIKEQGIGNLGCILRQYKAKEAAEKLNRIQKFMLEKTRLGIPVIMHDEALHGLVANGATSFPQAIGLAATWDTDLMGRVAHAIAVETKSRGIRQVLSPVVNIARDVRWGRVEETYGEDPYLTARMGAAFCKAFEEMGVITTPKHYSANLGDGG, from the coding sequence ATGCTGAACGCAAAAGGGCTGTTGCTCTCGTGGGTTAGCCTGCTCACCGCAGGCTGTTGGTTGCTCACCACCGTTGCCCACGGGCAGTCGCGGGGGAGCACGCCGGACTACAAGAATGCCAAGCTGCCCATCGAACGTCGCGTGGAAGATCTCCTCTCCCGCATGACGCTCGAGGAGAAGGTGGCGCAGCTGCAATGTCTCATCCGTGAAGTGGAGGGCACCGGTTTCATCAAAGAACAGGGCATCGGCAACCTGGGCTGCATTCTCCGCCAGTACAAAGCAAAGGAGGCTGCAGAGAAACTCAACCGCATCCAGAAGTTCATGCTGGAAAAGACCCGCCTGGGCATCCCGGTCATCATGCATGACGAGGCACTCCATGGACTGGTGGCCAACGGCGCCACCAGTTTCCCCCAGGCCATCGGCTTGGCAGCGACCTGGGACACAGACCTGATGGGACGCGTGGCTCATGCCATCGCCGTGGAGACCAAGAGTCGCGGCATCCGTCAGGTGCTGTCACCGGTGGTCAACATCGCCCGCGACGTGCGCTGGGGACGCGTGGAAGAGACCTATGGCGAGGACCCCTATCTGACGGCGCGTATGGGCGCCGCCTTTTGCAAGGCCTTTGAGGAAATGGGTGTTATCACCACGCCCAAGCACTACTCCGCCAACCTCGGCGACGGCGGA